The Phycisphaerae bacterium genome includes a window with the following:
- a CDS encoding HDOD domain-containing protein: MPSGLYEQLKNENALPSPTGVVLKLLRLAGDEDSTVEAIAATIESDPALAARVLKLVNSPIAGTSRRIGSVSRAVVLLGLRTLKHLALSISLISNHRTGRCENFDFTRFWRESVARAVSAQHLFARLGGLPADEAFTLGLLGKIGQLALAVGCPEQYARALARARADDIPGLLEIEREIFGTDHNDLSADMMSGWHVPDALCEIVRKQDAADWRGTNAVAPADVTRATLRLASLIAAALNRREADPDLAAGLEHQAGLLGLTAAELSRLMDAVREEWLETTAMFLLKPDQTSEIEQARVGSYGRAYRQSDVVSPTASEKNARPAGGDSLRILVVEDDPDQLALLTKHLGEAGYRVMTASNGAEAICVDLAQAPQMIITDCQMPGIDGLELCRRLRSQEGAELAYIIMLTGYLDRTQMVEALNAGADDVLSKPYGREELLARVRAGQRVVRLKASLAARALEVSAYNVKLSAYNDRLQVMASQDELTGLFNRREAMLSLAEHWALSVRQNSPLSCVMVDIDRFKRINDRYGHRTGDLVLVETANRLRSTVRAGEKLCRFGGEEFLIVCPGSSAEASRRLAERLRKAVASSPIKARGDKCNVTISLGVAERDEEMSSSDDLLAAADAALYAAKRAGRNRVHVAGPRERDPAGKG, encoded by the coding sequence CGACGGATCGGCTCGGTATCCCGCGCGGTGGTGCTGCTCGGCCTGCGGACGCTCAAGCACCTCGCGTTAAGTATCTCGCTCATTTCGAATCACCGGACCGGGCGCTGCGAGAACTTCGATTTCACACGTTTTTGGAGGGAATCTGTTGCAAGAGCCGTATCGGCACAGCATCTGTTTGCCCGGCTGGGAGGCCTGCCGGCCGACGAGGCATTCACCCTGGGTCTGCTCGGCAAGATCGGCCAGTTGGCGTTGGCGGTGGGATGCCCGGAGCAGTATGCCCGGGCTCTGGCTCGGGCCCGGGCCGATGATATACCCGGTTTGCTCGAGATCGAACGGGAGATTTTTGGAACGGACCACAACGATCTGTCGGCGGACATGATGAGCGGCTGGCATGTGCCGGACGCTCTCTGCGAGATCGTTCGCAAGCAGGACGCCGCGGATTGGCGGGGTACGAACGCCGTTGCCCCGGCCGACGTTACCCGCGCCACATTGCGTCTTGCCTCCCTGATTGCGGCCGCATTAAACCGGCGGGAGGCGGACCCGGATCTTGCAGCCGGGCTCGAACACCAGGCCGGCCTGCTTGGGTTGACGGCGGCGGAGCTCAGCCGACTGATGGACGCCGTCCGCGAAGAGTGGCTTGAGACGACAGCGATGTTTTTGTTGAAGCCCGACCAGACATCGGAGATCGAGCAGGCCCGAGTCGGCTCTTACGGGCGGGCGTATCGTCAAAGCGACGTCGTATCTCCGACCGCGTCGGAAAAGAATGCACGACCAGCGGGCGGTGATTCGCTGCGGATTCTGGTTGTTGAAGACGATCCTGACCAGTTGGCCCTCTTGACCAAGCACCTCGGCGAGGCAGGCTACCGGGTGATGACTGCTTCAAACGGCGCCGAGGCGATATGCGTGGATCTTGCTCAAGCGCCTCAGATGATCATCACCGACTGCCAGATGCCGGGGATCGACGGACTGGAACTATGCCGCAGGTTGCGATCGCAGGAAGGCGCGGAACTGGCGTACATCATCATGCTGACCGGCTACCTGGACAGGACGCAGATGGTGGAAGCCCTTAACGCCGGGGCGGACGACGTTCTCTCCAAGCCGTACGGTCGCGAGGAACTCCTGGCCCGGGTACGTGCGGGCCAGCGGGTGGTGCGGCTCAAGGCCAGCCTGGCGGCGCGTGCCCTTGAGGTCTCCGCCTACAACGTCAAGCTCTCGGCTTACAACGACCGGCTGCAAGTCATGGCCAGCCAGGACGAGCTTACCGGATTGTTCAACCGGCGGGAGGCGATGCTTTCCCTGGCGGAGCACTGGGCGTTATCGGTCCGCCAGAACAGTCCGCTCTCGTGCGTCATGGTCGACATTGATCGGTTCAAGCGTATCAACGACAGGTACGGCCACAGGACGGGCGACCTGGTGCTGGTCGAAACGGCCAATCGCCTTCGGTCGACGGTGAGGGCTGGCGAGAAACTGTGTCGGTTCGGCGGCGAGGAGTTCCTGATCGTCTGTCCGGGCTCATCCGCCGAGGCATCGCGGCGGCTCGCCGAGCGGCTTCGGAAGGCGGTTGCGTCGAGCCCCATCAAGGCCAGGGGAGACAAGTGCAACGTTACGATCAGCCTGGGGGTTGCCGAACGGGACGAGGAGATGAGCTCGTCAGACGATTTGCTCGCCGCAGCCGATGCGGCTTTGTACGCCGCCAAGCGAGCGGGCAGAAACCGCGTGCATGTGGCGGGCCCGCGCGAGCGAGACCCGGCTGGCAAGGGGTGA